One Paraburkholderia aromaticivorans genomic region harbors:
- a CDS encoding porin — translation MKKALLAAALMTAGVVAHAQSSVTLYGRLDAGIEYMTGVPQGTNAAGSATGSTNRWRAESGDWGTSLWGLKGVEDIGGGNKVLFQLEGSFNTMTGAGPGGGGLFNRWATVGLSNDAYGTFTMGRMLYISNGVWDFDPFGQSNWSSASLVRGRNWPQSSNNFAYQSPKIAGFDFYGQYALSNATSWNGNGTTAQGREAGAQITYTNSLFQVRGIYDEIRNPANGVLYGPNASTVNTANVGNGVFAASREYSALVNVFLGQFKVQAAYQAVRSAGAEGVLPGQPTTLDHEWGGVTWQATPAAALIAAVYHVNGNNGAGNATIYTIGGSYNLSKRTLLDIQVATTQNSKTANYGLNANNAGTATSTDNPLPGHSQSGVYAGIQHSF, via the coding sequence ATGAAGAAAGCTTTGCTCGCCGCTGCGCTGATGACAGCCGGTGTTGTTGCGCACGCCCAAAGCAGCGTGACGCTGTACGGCCGCCTTGACGCCGGTATCGAATACATGACGGGCGTTCCGCAAGGCACTAACGCAGCTGGCTCGGCAACGGGCAGCACGAACCGTTGGCGCGCGGAAAGCGGTGACTGGGGTACCAGCCTGTGGGGCTTGAAAGGCGTTGAGGACATCGGTGGCGGCAACAAGGTCCTGTTCCAGTTGGAAGGCTCCTTCAACACCATGACGGGTGCAGGCCCTGGCGGCGGCGGCCTCTTCAATCGTTGGGCAACTGTCGGCCTGTCGAACGACGCATACGGTACGTTCACGATGGGCCGCATGCTGTACATCTCGAACGGCGTGTGGGACTTCGACCCGTTCGGTCAATCGAACTGGTCGTCGGCATCGCTGGTGCGTGGCCGCAACTGGCCGCAATCGAGCAACAACTTCGCATACCAGTCGCCGAAGATCGCGGGCTTTGACTTCTACGGTCAATACGCGCTGTCGAACGCAACGAGCTGGAACGGCAACGGCACGACCGCTCAAGGTCGCGAAGCTGGCGCGCAGATCACCTACACGAACTCGCTGTTCCAGGTTCGCGGTATTTACGACGAAATCCGCAACCCGGCTAACGGCGTTCTGTACGGCCCGAACGCAAGCACGGTCAACACGGCCAACGTCGGCAATGGCGTATTCGCGGCATCGCGTGAATACTCGGCTCTCGTGAACGTGTTCCTCGGCCAGTTCAAGGTCCAGGCTGCTTACCAGGCTGTTCGTTCGGCAGGTGCGGAGGGTGTTCTGCCGGGTCAACCGACTACGCTCGATCACGAATGGGGCGGTGTGACGTGGCAAGCAACGCCGGCTGCGGCGCTGATCGCAGCGGTCTACCACGTGAACGGCAACAACGGCGCAGGCAACGCGACGATCTACACGATCGGCGGCTCGTACAACCTGTCCAAACGCACGCTGCTGGACATCCAGGTCGCAACGACGCAAAACAGCAAGACGGCTAACTACGGCCTGAATGCGAACAACGCCGGTACGGCAACGAGCACGGACAATCCGCTGCCGGGTCACAGCCAGTCGGGCGTGTATGCAGGTATTCAACACTCGTTCTAA
- a CDS encoding ABC transporter ATP-binding protein has translation MTTKKQKLFVDELHKQYGDNEVLKGVSLKANAGDVISVIGSSGSGKSTMLRCINFLEQPNAGRIFVDGEEVRTQIGKNGALRVSDAKQLQRVRTRLSMVFQHFNLWSHMNVLENIIEAPVNVLGLKRKEAEERAREYLEKVGLAPRLEKQYPSHLSGGQQQRVAIARALAMHPDVMLFDEPTSALDPELVGEVLKVMQTLAEEGRTMIVVTHEMAFARNVSNHVMFLHQGRVEEEGHPDEVFRNTKSDRLKQFLSGSLK, from the coding sequence ATGACCACCAAGAAGCAGAAGCTCTTCGTCGACGAGCTTCACAAACAGTATGGCGACAACGAAGTGCTCAAGGGCGTGTCGCTCAAGGCCAACGCCGGCGACGTGATCAGCGTGATCGGCTCGTCCGGTTCGGGCAAGAGCACGATGCTTCGCTGTATCAACTTTCTCGAACAGCCGAATGCCGGGCGCATCTTCGTCGACGGCGAGGAAGTGCGCACGCAGATAGGCAAGAACGGCGCGCTGCGCGTGTCGGACGCGAAGCAGTTGCAGCGCGTGCGCACCAGGCTGTCGATGGTGTTCCAGCATTTCAACCTGTGGTCGCACATGAACGTGCTCGAGAACATCATCGAGGCGCCCGTCAACGTGCTGGGTCTGAAGCGCAAGGAAGCCGAAGAACGCGCGCGTGAATATCTGGAAAAGGTGGGGCTCGCGCCGCGCCTGGAGAAACAGTATCCGTCGCATCTGTCGGGCGGCCAGCAGCAGCGCGTGGCGATCGCGCGTGCGCTGGCCATGCATCCGGATGTGATGTTGTTCGACGAACCGACTTCGGCGCTCGACCCCGAACTGGTCGGCGAAGTGCTCAAGGTCATGCAGACGCTCGCCGAAGAAGGCCGCACGATGATCGTCGTCACGCATGAAATGGCCTTCGCGCGCAACGTGTCGAATCACGTGATGTTTCTGCATCAAGGCCGGGTGGAAGAAGAAGGCCACCCCGACGAAGTATTCAGGAACACGAAGAGCGACCGGCTCAAGCAGTTCCTCTCCGGAAGCCTTAAATAG
- a CDS encoding ABC transporter permease, producing the protein MIEIIQEYWRNYLYSDGYRLTGVVITLWLLVVSIGLGFCLSIPLAVARVSKKKWLSRLVWLYTYIFRGTPLYVQLLLCYTGLYSLEIIRNHELTNAFFRDGMHCTLLAFTLNTCAYTTEIFAGAIKATPYGEIEAARAYGMSSFTLYRRVILPSALRRALPYYSNEVILMLHATTVAFTATVPDILKIARDVNSATYQSFNAFGIAALLYLCISFALVWLFRRAERRWLAYLRPQGK; encoded by the coding sequence ATGATCGAGATCATTCAGGAATACTGGCGCAACTATCTCTATAGCGACGGCTACCGCCTCACCGGTGTCGTGATCACGCTGTGGCTGCTGGTGGTGTCGATCGGGCTCGGCTTCTGCCTGTCGATTCCGCTCGCGGTCGCCCGCGTGTCGAAGAAGAAGTGGCTCTCCCGTCTCGTGTGGCTGTATACGTACATCTTCCGCGGCACGCCGCTGTATGTGCAACTGCTGCTCTGCTACACGGGCTTGTACAGCCTCGAGATCATTCGCAATCACGAACTCACCAATGCGTTCTTCCGCGACGGCATGCATTGCACGCTGCTCGCTTTCACGCTGAACACCTGCGCATACACCACCGAGATTTTCGCCGGCGCGATCAAGGCGACGCCGTACGGCGAGATCGAAGCGGCGCGCGCGTATGGCATGTCGTCGTTCACGCTGTACCGCCGCGTGATTCTGCCGTCAGCACTGCGCCGCGCATTGCCCTACTACAGCAATGAAGTAATCCTGATGCTGCACGCCACCACCGTCGCGTTCACCGCGACGGTGCCGGACATCCTCAAGATCGCGCGCGATGTGAACTCGGCGACGTATCAGTCGTTCAATGCGTTCGGCATCGCCGCCCTGCTCTATCTGTGCATTTCTTTCGCGCTCGTGTGGCTGTTCCGCCGCGCCGAGCGCCGCTGGCTCGCTTACCTGCGGCCGCAAGGCAAGTAA
- a CDS encoding ABC transporter permease yields the protein MFLQGYGPLLLNGTWQTVKLAVLSLAFAFVLGLLGAAAKLSKNRFSYGVGTVYTTLVRGVPDLVLMLLLFYSIQIWLNNLTDLLGWDQIDIDPFVAGVAVLGFIYGAYFTETFRGAFLAVPRGQLEAGAAYGMTGWQVFTRVMFPQMMRFALPGIGNNWQVMVKATALVSIIGLADVVKASQDAGKGTLRFFFFTLFAGAIYLVITTVSNFVLMYLEKRYSTGVRKADL from the coding sequence ATGTTCCTTCAAGGCTACGGCCCGCTGCTCCTCAACGGCACCTGGCAAACCGTCAAACTGGCGGTGTTGTCGCTGGCGTTCGCTTTCGTGCTGGGCCTGCTCGGCGCGGCGGCGAAACTGTCGAAAAACCGTTTCTCCTACGGCGTCGGCACGGTCTACACCACGCTCGTGCGCGGCGTGCCCGATCTGGTGCTGATGCTGCTGCTGTTCTATAGCATCCAGATCTGGCTGAACAACCTGACCGACCTGCTCGGCTGGGACCAGATCGACATCGATCCCTTCGTGGCCGGCGTCGCGGTGCTCGGCTTCATTTACGGCGCGTACTTCACCGAAACCTTCCGCGGCGCGTTTCTCGCGGTGCCGCGCGGCCAGCTCGAAGCCGGCGCCGCTTACGGCATGACCGGCTGGCAGGTGTTCACCCGCGTGATGTTCCCGCAGATGATGCGCTTCGCGCTGCCCGGCATCGGCAACAACTGGCAGGTGATGGTGAAGGCCACCGCGCTGGTGTCGATCATCGGTCTCGCCGACGTGGTCAAGGCTTCGCAGGACGCGGGCAAGGGCACGCTGCGGTTCTTCTTCTTCACCCTGTTCGCAGGGGCGATCTATCTCGTCATCACCACAGTGTCCAACTTCGTGCTGATGTACCTCGAAAAGCGTTACTCGACCGGCGTACGAAAGGCGGATCTATGA
- a CDS encoding pirin family protein, translating to MFEIRRSEERGHANHGWLDSYHSFSFADYRDPQHVHFGPLRVINEDRIAGGEGFGTHGHRDMEIVTYVLEGALAHRDSMGNGSTIRPGDVQRMSAGTGVQHSEFNASQDESAHLLQIWVIPQRTGDQPSYEEKRFDAADKRGLLRVVASPDGRDGSVTIHADASIYAALIDGAETATFALPKGRLAYVHVARGALTVNGKALRAGDAAKLSDTDTVTLEKGENAEVLLFDLGQFNG from the coding sequence ATGTTCGAGATTCGCCGCTCCGAAGAACGCGGTCACGCCAACCACGGCTGGCTCGACTCGTATCACAGCTTCTCGTTTGCCGACTATCGCGATCCTCAGCACGTGCATTTCGGCCCGCTGCGGGTCATCAACGAAGACCGTATCGCCGGCGGCGAGGGCTTTGGCACGCACGGCCATCGCGACATGGAAATCGTCACCTATGTGCTCGAAGGCGCGCTGGCCCACCGCGACAGCATGGGCAACGGCTCGACGATCCGTCCCGGCGACGTGCAGCGCATGAGCGCCGGCACGGGCGTGCAGCACAGCGAGTTCAACGCGTCGCAGGACGAATCTGCGCACCTGCTGCAGATCTGGGTGATTCCGCAGCGCACGGGCGACCAGCCGAGCTACGAGGAAAAGCGCTTCGACGCCGCCGACAAGCGCGGCCTCCTGCGCGTGGTCGCTTCGCCCGACGGCCGCGACGGTTCGGTGACGATCCATGCGGACGCGTCGATCTACGCGGCGCTGATCGATGGCGCGGAAACGGCCACGTTCGCGCTGCCCAAAGGACGGCTCGCGTATGTGCATGTGGCGCGCGGCGCGCTGACGGTGAACGGAAAGGCGCTCCGTGCGGGCGACGCCGCCAAGCTCAGCGACACGGATACGGTGACGCTGGAGAAGGGCGAGAACGCTGAAGTGCTGCTGTTCGATCTGGGGCAGTTCAACGGCTAA
- a CDS encoding periplasmic heavy metal sensor, giving the protein MSTKKMSRVLAVAATALAIGAGAAYAAQPAEHGGPGGWHGHFMTQLTQLHDQLKLNADQEKQWQAALDTMKQNHEAMRANHEQIKNQFKAAQQQPILDLNAMAAAHQQVEQKDAQLRQQTSDAWLKFYNGLNDQQKTTVSTALKQRFAKMESRHEKMHEHWEHRKGAASAPAANQ; this is encoded by the coding sequence ATGTCCACCAAAAAGATGTCGCGCGTTCTCGCTGTTGCCGCCACTGCTCTCGCCATCGGCGCGGGCGCCGCCTATGCCGCCCAACCCGCCGAACACGGCGGCCCCGGCGGCTGGCACGGCCACTTCATGACGCAATTGACGCAACTCCACGATCAGCTGAAGCTGAACGCGGATCAGGAAAAGCAATGGCAGGCCGCGCTGGACACCATGAAGCAGAACCATGAAGCCATGCGCGCCAATCATGAGCAGATCAAGAATCAGTTCAAGGCCGCGCAGCAGCAGCCGATCCTGGATCTGAACGCCATGGCGGCCGCGCACCAGCAGGTCGAGCAGAAAGACGCGCAACTGCGTCAGCAAACCTCGGACGCCTGGCTCAAGTTCTACAACGGCCTGAACGACCAGCAAAAGACCACCGTCAGCACGGCGCTCAAGCAGCGCTTTGCGAAGATGGAGTCGCGTCATGAAAAGATGCACGAGCACTGGGAGCATCGCAAGGGCGCGGCATCGGCGCCGGCGGCCAATCAGTAA
- a CDS encoding response regulator, translated as MATQILVVDDDVELRDLLRDYLARQGIEVSVLHDAGSLERRLERERPDLIVLDLMMPGVDGLTALRKLRASGDDIPVIMLTARADDVDRIVGLELGADDYLGKPFNPRELLARVQAVLRRRRTLPSAAAPEQREPFHFGRFTLDFQSRTLHLEDKPLTLSGSEFALLKIFVNHPMRTLTRERLLELLHGPEYDGTDRGIDVQVWRLRRILETDPSTPRFIQTVRGRGYVFVPDGEQHAPAH; from the coding sequence ATGGCTACTCAAATACTTGTTGTCGACGACGACGTCGAATTGCGCGATCTGCTCCGCGACTATCTGGCCCGCCAGGGCATCGAGGTTTCGGTGCTGCACGATGCGGGCTCGCTCGAGCGCCGGCTCGAACGCGAGCGCCCGGACCTGATCGTGCTCGACCTGATGATGCCGGGTGTCGACGGGCTCACGGCGCTGCGCAAGCTGCGCGCGTCGGGCGACGACATCCCCGTGATCATGCTCACGGCGCGGGCGGACGACGTCGACCGTATCGTCGGGCTCGAGCTCGGCGCGGACGACTACCTCGGCAAGCCGTTCAATCCGCGCGAGTTGCTGGCGCGCGTGCAGGCCGTGCTGCGCCGCCGCCGCACACTGCCGTCGGCGGCGGCGCCGGAACAGCGCGAGCCGTTCCACTTCGGCCGCTTCACGCTGGACTTCCAGTCGCGCACGCTGCATCTGGAAGACAAGCCGCTCACGTTGTCGGGCAGCGAATTCGCGTTGCTGAAGATTTTTGTCAATCACCCCATGCGCACGCTCACCCGCGAGCGCCTGCTCGAACTGCTGCATGGTCCGGAATACGACGGCACCGACCGCGGCATCGACGTGCAGGTCTGGCGTCTGCGCCGCATTCTCGAAACCGACCCGTCCACGCCGCGCTTCATTCAAACCGTGCGCGGTCGCGGCTACGTGTTCGTGCCCGACGGCGAACAGCATGCGCCGGCCCATTGA
- a CDS encoding ATP-binding protein, with protein MRRPIDSLFGRLALLVVAVLLLSHFAWYALMRLERSQLQTRYAVEEATFLVDAVRQHVARTPDQPLPSRVKLVDPASPEVPPEAADMPPPLERFVEDARDRMPSGTQVRVGQPGRPPTLWVRAPSDRSWIVVPVQPLRTPRSLDRTVLWLAIIFSFAVMAALFAAWALQQPLRSLAQAVARFGRGLPVPPVPERGPRELRQLTHGFNQMVQEVARTENDRAVMLAGVAHDLKTPLARLRLRAEMMDEVKMRDGVVRDVDSMTHIVEQFLVFAHDGADRSEAVEVDAQCERVVRSYRAVASGAATVQTELNAGPAFLLPAATLDRILSNLLDNAHAYGAPPVVVATARTSQGFSLSVSDSGSGIAAQDLINASRPFVRLDPARGGNGHSGLGLAIVERLVRRAGGEWEIGNHGGHGLRVLMSFPFEVLPRVAVASESAW; from the coding sequence ATGCGCCGGCCCATTGATTCGCTGTTCGGACGGCTGGCGCTGCTAGTCGTCGCGGTGCTGCTGCTGTCGCATTTCGCGTGGTACGCGCTGATGCGCCTCGAGCGCAGTCAATTGCAAACGCGCTATGCGGTCGAGGAAGCCACCTTCCTCGTCGACGCGGTGCGTCAGCACGTCGCCCGAACGCCGGATCAGCCCTTGCCGTCGCGCGTCAAACTGGTCGACCCGGCGAGCCCGGAAGTGCCGCCGGAGGCCGCGGACATGCCGCCGCCGCTCGAACGTTTCGTCGAAGACGCGCGCGACCGCATGCCGTCCGGCACGCAGGTGCGCGTCGGCCAGCCGGGCCGGCCGCCCACGCTATGGGTGCGCGCGCCCTCCGACCGCAGCTGGATCGTCGTGCCGGTGCAGCCGTTGCGCACGCCGCGCTCGCTCGACCGCACGGTGCTGTGGCTTGCCATCATTTTCTCGTTCGCGGTGATGGCGGCGCTTTTCGCCGCGTGGGCGCTGCAGCAGCCATTGCGCTCGCTCGCCCAGGCGGTGGCGCGTTTCGGCCGCGGTCTGCCGGTGCCGCCGGTGCCGGAACGCGGCCCTCGCGAGTTGCGTCAACTCACGCACGGTTTCAATCAGATGGTCCAGGAAGTGGCGCGCACGGAGAACGACCGCGCCGTGATGCTGGCGGGTGTGGCGCACGACCTGAAAACGCCGCTCGCGCGTTTGCGGCTGCGCGCCGAAATGATGGACGAAGTGAAGATGCGCGACGGCGTGGTGCGCGACGTCGATTCCATGACGCATATCGTCGAACAGTTTCTGGTGTTCGCCCACGACGGCGCCGATCGCAGCGAGGCGGTCGAAGTGGACGCGCAGTGCGAGCGGGTCGTGCGCAGCTATCGCGCGGTGGCCTCCGGTGCGGCCACCGTGCAGACCGAACTCAACGCGGGGCCGGCGTTCCTGTTGCCCGCCGCCACGCTAGACCGGATTCTGTCGAACCTGCTCGACAACGCGCATGCTTACGGCGCGCCGCCGGTCGTCGTCGCTACGGCGCGTACCTCGCAAGGTTTTAGCCTGTCGGTGAGCGACAGCGGCAGCGGTATCGCGGCCCAGGATCTGATCAACGCCAGCCGGCCTTTCGTGCGGCTCGATCCGGCGCGCGGCGGCAACGGCCATAGCGGCCTCGGCCTCGCCATTGTCGAGCGGCTGGTGCGGCGTGCGGGCGGCGAGTGGGAGATCGGCAACCACGGCGGCCATGGTTTGCGAGTATTGATGAGCTTTCCGTTCGAAGTGTTGCCGCGGGTCGCGGTAGCTTCAGAGAGCGCCTGGTAA
- a CDS encoding sensor domain-containing diguanylate cyclase produces MNRTTLRQATGPVSFMLIVLVCWFVAGMVADRMVQQELDAALRAQRQMSTSIVDNMAEVIASDLAMSRAIPATMAEMDVVQRALVQSQNYAVKSEVTEPVLRATLLKDAQMTAVSNFLHDAQGFSGLDQIWLVNANGVCVASSNSINNPLAAERSFVGTDMRVRGYLTNALLGAFSEAYGVGRSSGEPGIFIAAPAYADGLLVGVVVAKVGIARLRHWVAHAGTFVADDNGVIIMAHNSEIEGRALPNSRVTQMTPAERKTTYLRDAIPDIHISVDSQVREQAPWVPSAVAGQLFGMSDRPMPSLYQTRGGLNSGLSAHLVDPLAAWPELLRNHKRDHLLVFLTLAGTVALAWVITVSYVRERRHHRATRDLAEQLQSANTLLSAEARHDALTGALSRRYFLDLLRHEIERAHAGNEPLCMAIADLDHFKQINDRFGHAAGDRALEHFVDTCRAELRGADAIGRLGGEEFGLLLPATDLAGGHEVVERLRLRLKAMPSPKLPPSVGLSVSIGITELSPDDLPERIMSRADMALYAAKSGGRDRTKALPPDDTAPPTRSVANVW; encoded by the coding sequence ATGAACAGGACAACCTTGCGCCAGGCAACCGGGCCGGTCAGCTTCATGCTGATCGTCCTGGTTTGCTGGTTCGTGGCCGGCATGGTTGCGGACCGGATGGTACAGCAAGAGCTGGACGCGGCCCTGCGTGCGCAGCGGCAAATGTCCACCTCGATCGTGGACAACATGGCGGAGGTGATCGCGAGCGACCTTGCGATGTCTCGCGCCATCCCCGCCACCATGGCCGAAATGGACGTGGTCCAGCGCGCTCTGGTGCAATCCCAGAATTATGCCGTGAAGAGTGAAGTGACGGAACCCGTCCTGCGCGCCACGTTGCTGAAAGACGCGCAGATGACCGCCGTGAGCAACTTCCTGCACGACGCGCAAGGCTTCTCCGGGCTCGACCAGATCTGGCTCGTCAACGCCAACGGCGTCTGCGTCGCCTCCAGCAACTCCATCAACAATCCGCTCGCGGCCGAACGCTCTTTCGTCGGCACCGACATGCGCGTGCGCGGCTACCTGACGAACGCGCTGCTCGGTGCGTTCTCCGAAGCCTATGGCGTCGGCCGCTCGAGCGGCGAGCCCGGCATCTTCATCGCCGCGCCGGCGTACGCGGACGGCCTGCTGGTCGGCGTGGTCGTCGCCAAGGTCGGCATCGCCCGGCTGCGCCACTGGGTCGCGCACGCTGGCACCTTCGTCGCCGACGACAACGGCGTCATCATCATGGCGCACAACAGCGAGATCGAAGGCCGCGCACTGCCGAACTCACGCGTCACGCAAATGACGCCAGCCGAACGCAAGACCACCTATCTGCGCGACGCGATTCCCGACATCCACATCAGCGTGGACTCGCAAGTACGCGAACAGGCGCCGTGGGTGCCGTCCGCCGTGGCCGGGCAGTTGTTCGGCATGTCCGACCGACCCATGCCGTCGCTTTATCAGACGCGCGGCGGCCTGAACTCGGGACTGTCGGCGCATCTGGTCGATCCGCTCGCGGCCTGGCCGGAACTGCTGCGCAATCACAAGCGCGATCATTTGCTGGTGTTTCTGACGCTGGCCGGCACGGTCGCGCTGGCGTGGGTGATCACGGTGTCGTATGTGCGCGAGCGGCGCCACCATCGCGCCACGCGCGATCTCGCTGAACAATTGCAGTCCGCCAACACGCTGCTGTCGGCCGAGGCGCGCCACGACGCGCTGACCGGCGCGCTGTCGCGGCGCTACTTTCTCGACCTGCTGCGCCACGAGATCGAACGCGCGCATGCGGGCAACGAACCGTTGTGCATGGCGATCGCCGACCTCGACCACTTCAAGCAGATCAACGACCGCTTCGGCCACGCCGCCGGCGACCGCGCGCTCGAACATTTCGTCGACACCTGCCGCGCCGAACTGCGCGGCGCCGACGCGATCGGCCGCCTGGGCGGCGAAGAGTTCGGTCTGCTGCTGCCGGCCACGGATCTGGCCGGCGGCCACGAGGTCGTCGAACGCTTGCGGCTGCGCCTGAAAGCGATGCCTTCGCCGAAGTTGCCGCCTTCGGTGGGCTTGAGCGTGAGCATCGGCATTACCGAACTCTCGCCCGACGATCTGCCCGAGCGGATCATGAGCCGCGCCGACATGGCGCTCTACGCGGCGAAATCGGGCGGCCGCGACCGCACCAAAGCCTTGCCGCCCGACGACACCGCGCCGCCTACCCGCTCGGTGGCCAACGTCTGGTGA
- a CDS encoding ABC transporter permease → MDFSFNLKRTANASAWRVLPNRWDFVAFPLIICVIAMAAIGFHETLAPMSTLKTQAISLDPANLPEYAMRTTLRMLAAMVASLIFTLVYGTLAAKSRRAGLVLVPILDILQSVPVLGYISFTVTFFLALFPGRVLGAELAAIFAIFTSQAWNMTFSFYQSLRTVPRDLDEVSRGFHLTSWQRFWKLEVPFSMPGLIWNMMMSMSGGWFFVVASEAITVGNRTITLPGIGAYLAQAISDKDLHAIGWVILAMTVVILAYDQLMFRPLVAWADKFRMENTSSGDAPESWLLDLIRRTRLIHRLLVPLGWMFAKAARVPLRLPAFQGPRFQIPQRQKNSRVGDIVWATLVLLTTVFVVYRVVIYVRTGVSLDEVWHVFVLGLITLLRVIVLIAIASVIWVPLGVLIGLRPALAEKIQPIAQFLAAFPANLLFPVFVIAIVRFHLNPDIWLSPLIVLGTQWYILFNVIAGATSYPNDYREAAKNFHIRGWQWWRQAILPGIFPYYVTGAITASGGAWNASIVAEFVQWGDTKVAAHGLGAYIAQSTAAGDYPKIIVGIAVMSLFVTLFNRLLWRPMYAYAEAKLRLD, encoded by the coding sequence ATGGACTTCAGCTTCAATCTGAAGCGCACCGCCAATGCATCGGCATGGCGGGTGCTGCCCAATCGTTGGGACTTCGTCGCCTTCCCGCTGATCATCTGTGTGATCGCCATGGCGGCGATCGGCTTTCACGAGACCTTGGCGCCCATGTCGACGCTCAAGACTCAAGCCATCTCGCTCGACCCGGCGAACCTGCCTGAATATGCCATGCGCACCACGCTGCGCATGCTCGCGGCCATGGTCGCCTCGCTGATCTTCACGCTCGTGTACGGCACGCTGGCGGCCAAGAGCCGCCGCGCCGGTCTGGTGCTGGTGCCGATTCTCGACATCCTGCAGTCGGTGCCGGTGCTGGGCTACATTTCGTTTACGGTCACTTTCTTTTTAGCGCTGTTCCCTGGGCGCGTGCTCGGTGCGGAACTCGCGGCGATCTTCGCGATCTTCACGAGCCAGGCGTGGAACATGACGTTCAGCTTCTATCAGTCGCTGCGCACGGTGCCGCGCGATCTGGACGAAGTTTCGCGCGGCTTTCACCTGACTTCATGGCAGCGTTTCTGGAAGCTGGAAGTCCCGTTTTCGATGCCGGGCCTCATCTGGAACATGATGATGTCGATGTCGGGCGGCTGGTTCTTCGTGGTCGCCTCCGAGGCGATCACGGTCGGCAACAGAACGATCACGCTGCCGGGCATTGGCGCCTATCTCGCGCAGGCGATCTCGGACAAGGACCTGCACGCGATTGGCTGGGTGATCCTCGCGATGACGGTCGTGATTCTCGCCTACGACCAGCTCATGTTCCGCCCGCTCGTTGCGTGGGCCGACAAGTTCCGCATGGAAAACACCAGTTCGGGCGACGCGCCGGAATCGTGGCTGCTCGATCTGATTCGCCGTACGCGCCTGATTCACCGGCTGCTGGTGCCGCTCGGCTGGATGTTCGCCAAGGCCGCGCGCGTGCCGTTGCGGCTGCCGGCATTCCAGGGGCCGCGTTTCCAGATTCCGCAGAGGCAGAAGAATTCGCGCGTCGGCGATATCGTGTGGGCGACGCTGGTGCTGCTCACCACGGTCTTCGTGGTGTATCGCGTCGTTATTTACGTGCGCACCGGCGTTTCGCTGGACGAAGTCTGGCACGTGTTCGTGCTCGGGCTGATCACGCTGCTGCGAGTGATCGTGCTGATCGCGATCGCATCCGTGATCTGGGTGCCGTTGGGTGTGCTGATCGGCTTGCGCCCGGCGCTCGCCGAGAAGATCCAGCCGATCGCGCAGTTTCTCGCCGCGTTCCCGGCCAACCTGCTGTTCCCGGTGTTCGTGATCGCGATCGTGCGCTTCCATCTGAATCCGGACATCTGGCTGTCGCCGCTGATCGTGCTCGGCACCCAGTGGTATATCCTGTTCAACGTGATTGCCGGCGCGACGTCGTATCCGAATGACTATCGCGAGGCGGCCAAGAACTTCCACATCCGCGGCTGGCAATGGTGGCGCCAGGCGATTCTGCCGGGCATTTTCCCGTACTACGTCACGGGCGCGATCACCGCGTCGGGCGGTGCGTGGAATGCGAGCATCGTCGCGGAATTCGTGCAGTGGGGCGACACCAAAGTGGCCGCGCATGGACTGGGCGCGTACATCGCGCAGTCCACCGCCGCGGGCGACTATCCGAAGATCATCGTGGGCATCGCCGTGATGTCCCTGTTCGTGACGCTGTTCAACCGCCTGCTGTGGCGTCCGATGTACGCCTACGCCGAAGCCAAGCTCCGGCTTGATTGA